A genomic region of Chaetodon auriga isolate fChaAug3 chromosome 11, fChaAug3.hap1, whole genome shotgun sequence contains the following coding sequences:
- the cul9 gene encoding cullin-9 isoform X2, producing the protein MRIQQHGPPVDNDKTNITRLGNDTLGRKRKQRLRGKTETKGKVCDTAATMVGERRNGNLLVQLGPRLQAYPEELIRQRRNHDGQTEYLIRWCLITIDDGSSSGGGAGEAGGTGGSSSAVGGSGGSTSGESKSENILMWMSKEDVYANCPTLLGKRKTDTQRPLQQQEKQQGNESSDGGQRSSGEVPADVTFDEVELSDMKEDVKNLVRRARKQMTKKSDFSISITHTIHVLSAYASIGSLVGVFKETGALNLLMELLCNKETQTRRSAGKMLRALASHDAGSRAYVLLSLSQQDGIEQHMDFDNRYTLLELFAETTSSEEHGISFEGIHLPQIPGKLLFSLVKRYLCVTSLMDKLNTAGAESTSDRQDASPSPASSSSSAAHQTEHLRVQREFDFTMAMANLISELVRVMGWDRNRQPPDGSVHHPGGGVACGEDQGEEASRPVLRSIFQPRFCTSPVVLAATSAAAVPAATPPKKKTGNGYKTRSDFASRSAYVEYVQDNLKSGMMVRMLEDYEEVSAGDEGEFRYSNDGSPPVQVYWNSLSRTYWVHWHMVEILGSSSSSQAEKETQEKASSLTETLKLTAVSQTFFSKPPGGLYSLPYLSEGLQVEPLALSRAEWWEILFFIKKLEPKQQQEVNGILLQSLDDQEAELDDSSLIGLSVPGDVAKKLLHYLKQKLPSSCLSDLLCSHAFCKHYLRRGGGSLDDEELLAESSLGSSGLGGAGGGGGGGGGGGGGQSSSSSSSASASSSSAMGSVSKKAKKELPADSGCGSPETESELPSEDDSKYPEDLEDKMKVFNNPRVHGKKTVLEKLGEVVDILKKGGSGSDQAQQLAAILFITRLLEEKGAQEKNSMRSDSAQTIRDKVLKLLVELLGSSSKDLIISTLRLTHLLMLKYEWRVSFATEGGVKAVLSCMQEFSTVTHVQQLALATLKVITGASKHDLRSVGSSLPLSESGTQMMLEIFASIGSATPEGSKGLLGAIPAAIDLMLKTKGCMLSVRNGLLVIIMLICNHKSLVEQLVSSDVTAVLKKCLTLSRAETMLAIIALNHISMVHKLESKDCREQLDFKGTELQMLVVSLKELTATKEVIQTLEQLLCDDTSQLEEERSQVTHSRDTYQDLVRLMEQHRADRAVQLSILRILNKFLDNYQEDVLPWHESIEPCLSSMTAFINDREVVQLFIRFLYRLASLNKDYAVVMCRLGTKEALVKALDKHSTNLLLVTELRDLITDCEKYASLYKKMTTSVLAGCIQMVLGQIEEHRRSHQPINIPFFDVFLRNLCQGSSVELKEDKCWEKVEVSSNHHRANKLTDKNPKTYWESNGCTGSHFINIYMHKGVVIRQLAILVASEDSSYMPARILVLGGDEPTNINTELNTVNVTPSASRVVLLENMTRFWSIIQIRVKRCQQGGIDTRVHGFEVLGPKPTFWPVFKEQLCCRTYLFYSTKAHTWCQEVMEDKMQLLQLFNKLNSALRHEQMFADRFLPDAEAAEALGRTCWEALITPIVHSITLSESSASSPLSWLLSEYLDNAESARRCKSRAAIFNSRVRRLTHLLVHVDTSRPDSEELKPPVKSSLNRSKELKNGKEGKNKDTAAASSSSSSSSAKPKVKSSSSIAGIALCWQGVVQRQVKKFLESSCSLPDFVERYRSLYLRLKNAMEELFGQQTAFVLALRHGFSAALLQLSILRAMHVSERFAQYIDQMIQASGAASGSMETLERLQQFLEPMLFLSGLELANTFEHFYRYYLGDRLLAQGNVWLETAVIDQIGSCFPSRFPQQMLKNLSESSELQQEFHLYRLQQLDRCLQEHDQIMEEEWAESEEEAEVQVLVLSPRCWAVSSLCFLDEPTKHFPAELCSYLNQFTQFYTHSQYMYGLSHSKPRRLQWTWLGHAELQFGCWTLHVSTLQMFILLQFNSHEEVRVDALQQATGLSAAVLLHALLPLISEGGPLICSQPEEPSQGVLQLNQQVVSRSLEGVPASVQLLPRQTYLNVDEDAAGTLERKRNYIYCLIVHIMKQEKEMHIDNLVFKVLDSCQKQEASRSPGAGRFSCSTSDVLSCIMHVISKGCVRRNEENPHIVEFLPEDPSTPQKGQAQFSFSRAEIRKDAADSVADISLMSAPRQFEDGVLDAVLFSMGRTMTQEEVRQLMQRTVQQVAGTLSLDLDRAEHLLVHCKWNVDLLVQRYTDDPDALIMAAGLTFRNPQPPPSPASTCPVCLGPRAAATEPVPSLSCMHYCCRSCWQEYLTARIEQNLVMNCNCPITDCQAQPTSLFFLNILTDKDTIAKYENALLRGYVECCSNLTWCTNPQGCDQILCKENMGSMGTCSKCCWSSCFSCNFPEAHYPASCSHMSQWMDDGGYYEGMSMEAQSKHLAKLISKRCPSCQAQIEKNEGCLHMTCAKCNHGFCWRCLKPWKPTHKDYYNCSAMVSKAARQEKKFQDYNERCTFHHQAKDFAINLENKVSSINEALQMKSLTFVIDACKVLAQARKVLAYSCVYSYYNQETEKMDVMEQQTEALDLHTNALQILLEETLLQCTDLASCVRLLKPEHLNTGLELIRRIQERLLAILQHSTQDFRVGYQSKSSQEPESTQASDLSNHTDANKVSKSERVSDSGDSDNNNNTGEEGGEEPEEEDDEYDEEYVPEWHEDYDEDDIDEDDFFSDDDESENLERDFSPFD; encoded by the exons ATGCGCATCCAACAGCACGGACCTCCTGTGGATAACgataaaacaaacattaccAGGCTGGGAAACGACACGTTAGGGCGGAAAAGAAAACAGCGCTTGAGGGGGAAGACAGAAACGAAGGGTAAAGTCTGTGACACGGCAG cgaCCATGGTGGGTGAACGCCGCAATGGGAACCTGCTGGTCCAGCTCGGCCCGAGGCTGCAGGCCTATCCGGAGGAGCTGATCCGCCAGCGCCGCAACCACGATGGACAGACGGAGTACCTCATTCGCTGGTGCCTCATCACCATTGACGACGGCTCCAGCTCTGGGGGCGGAGCCGGCGAGGCGGGTGGGACGGGTGGCAGCAGTTCTGCGGTGGGCGGGTCCGGCGGCTCCACATCAGGAGAGAGCAAATCGGAGAACATCCTGATGTGGATGTCGAAGGAGGACGTGTACGCCAACTGCCCCACCCTTCTGGGGAAAAGGAAAACGGACACACAACGcccgctgcagcagcaggagaagcagcagggcaATGAATCATCAGATGGAGGTCAGAGGAGCAGCGGCGAAGTTCCAGCAGACGTCACCTTTGACGAGGTTGAGCTGTCGGACATGAAGGAGGACGTGAAGAACCTTGTGCGTCGAGCCAGGAAGCAGATGACCAAGAAGAGCGACTTCTCCATCAGCATCACGCACACCATCCACGTGCTGAGCGCCTATGCCAGCATCGGCTCACTGGTCGGCGTCTTCAAGGAAACGGGCGCCCTCAACttgctgatggagctgctgtgcAACAAGGAGACGCAGACCAGACGCAGTGCTGGGAAGATGCTGCGAGCGCTCGCCTCCCATGATGCAG GGAGTCGGGCTTACGTCTTGCTGTCCCTCAGTCAGCAGGACGGCATCGAGCAGCACATGGACTTTGATAACCGCTACACTTTACTGGAGCTGTTTGCTGAAACCACGTCATCAGAGGAGCATGGAATCTCCTTTGAAGGGATTCACCTGCCTCAG aTTCCCGGGAAGCTGCTCTTCTCTCTGGTGAAACGTTACCTGTGCGTCACGTCTCTGATGGACAAACTCAACACAGCAGGGGCGGAGTCTACCTCTGACAGACAGGATGCCAGCCCCtctcccgcctcctcctcctccagcgcCGCCCACCAGACGGAGCACCTCCGCGTCCAGCGAGAGTTTGACTTCACTATGGCCATGGCCAACTTGATCTCAGAGCTGGTCCGTGTCATGGGCTGGGACCGGAACCGACAGCCTCCTGATGGCTCCGTCCACCACCCGGGAGGAGGTGTGGCATGCGGGGAGGATCAGGGGGAGGAGGCATCCCGTCCGGTCCTCAGGTCCATCTTCCAGCCTCGTTTCTGCACGTCTCCCGTCGTCCTTGCAGCCACCTCCGCTGCAGCCGTTCCCGCCGCCACGCCACCAAAGAAGAAGACGGGAAACGGATACAAAACTCGCTCAGATTTTGCCAGCCGCTCAGCCTACGTGGAATACGTCCAGGACAACCTAAAGAGTGGCATGATGGTCCGCATGCTGGAGGACTACGAGGAGGTGAGCGCTGGAGATGAAGGAGAGTTTCGGTACAGCAATGATGGCTCGCCACCTGTCCAG gtgtACTGGAACTCCCTGTCCAGGACTTACTGGGTCCATTGGCACATGGTGGAGAtactgggcagcagcagcagcagtcaggctgAGAAGGAGACGCAGGAGAAGGCGTCCTCCCTGACAGAGACGCTCAAACTCACAGCTG TGAGTCAGACGTTCTTCTCGAAGCCTCCCGGTGGTCTCTACTCTCTGCCGTACCTGTCAGAAGGTCTGCAGGTGGAGCCGCTGGCTCTGAGTCGAGCTGAGTGGTGGGAGATCCTCTTCTTCATCAAGAAACTGGAGccgaaacagcagcaggaggtcaaCGGCATTCTGCTGCAGAGCCTGGATGACCAG gaggcagagctggatGACTCGTCTCTGAttggtctgtctgtccctgGAGATGTGGCTAAGAAGCTGCTTCACTACCTGAAGCAGAAGCTGCCGTCGTCGTGCCTGAGtgacctgctctgctctcacgCTTTCTGCAAACACtacctgaggagaggaggaggaagtctgGACGACGAAGAGTTGCTGG CTGAAAGTTCTCTGGGTTCGTCTGGCCTGGGaggggcaggaggaggtggtggtggtggaggaggaggaggaggaggacaaagctcctcctcttcatcatcagcctcagcctcctcttcctcagcgaTGGGCTCTGTCTCCAAGAAAGCAAAGAAGGAACTTCCTGCTGATTCAGGCTGCGGCAGCCCGGAGACGGAGAGCGAGCTGCCCTCCGAGGACGACAGCAAATACCCCGAAGACCTGGAGGACAAGATGAAAG TGTTTAACAACCCCCGTGTCCATGGGAAGAAGACGGTGTTGGAGAAGCTCGGGGAGGTAGTGGACATCCTGAAGAAGGGGGGGTCGGGCTCTGACCAGGCCCAGCAGCTGGCTgccatcctcttcatcaccaggctgctggaggagaagggggCCCAGGAGAAGAACTCAATGAGGAGCGACTCTGCCCAGACCATCCG GGACAAGgtgctgaagctgctggtggagctgctgggcTCCTCCTCTAAAGACCTGATCATCAGCACGCTGAGactcacacacctgctcatGCTGAAATACGAGTGGAGGGTTTCCTTCGCCACTGAGGGGGGAGTCAAAGCCGTCCTGTCCTGCATGCAGGAGTTCTCCACCGTCACTCACGTCCAGCAGCTGGCGCTCGCA ACTCTGAAGGTGATCACTGGAGCCAGTAAACACGACCTCCGCAGCGTCGGcagcagcctccctctctctgagtCCGGCACTCAGatgatgttggagatcttcGCCAGCATCGGCTCAGCCACGCCGGAAGGCTCCAAAGGGCTGCTGGGAGCCATCCCCGCCGCCATCGACCTCATGCTCAAGACTAAAGG ctgcatgcTGTCGGTGCGTAACGGCCTGCTCGTCATCATCATGCTCATCTGCAACCACAAGAGCctggtggagcagctggtgtcCTCTGATGTCACCGCCGTCCTCAAGAAGTGTCTGACTCTGTCCAGAGCTGAGACCATGCTGGCCATCATCGCCCTCAACCACATCTCCATGGTGCACAAGCTGGAGAGCAAAG ACTGTCGTGAGCAGCTGGACTTTAAGGGCACTGAGCTACAGATGTTGGTTGTGAGTCTGAAGGAGCTGACGGCCACCAAAGAAGTGATCCAGActctggagcagctgctgtgtgacgacacctcacagctggaggaggaacgcagccag GTGACTCACAGTCGAGACACGTATCAGGATCTGGTGCGTCTGATGGAGCAGCATCGAGCCGACCGGGCCGTCCAGCTCTCCATCCTCAG GATCCTGAACAAGTTCCTGGACAACTACCAGGAGGACGTGCTGCCGTGGCATGAGAGCATCGAGCCCTGCCTGTCCTCCATGACGGCCTTCATCAACGACAGAGAG GTGGTCCAGCTGTTTATCCGCTTCCTGTACCGGCTGGCGTCCCTGAACAAAGACTACGCGGTGGTCATGTGTCGTCTGGGAACCAAAGAGGCTCTGGTGAAAGCTCTGGACAAACACAGCACCAACCTGCTGCTGGTCACCGAGCTCCGAGACCTGATCACCGACTGTGAGAAGTACGCCAGCCTCTACAAGAAGATGACCACCAGCGTCCTCGCAGGATGTATCCAG atgGTGTTGGGTCAGATTGAGGAGCATCGTCGCAGCCATCAACCAATCAACATCCCCTTCTTTGACGTGTTCCTCAGGAATCTCTGCCAAG GTTCCAGTGTGGAGCTGAAGGAGGATAAGTGCTGGGAGAAGGTGGAGGTTTCGTCCAATCACCATCGAGCTAACAAGCTAACCGACAAGAACCCCAAAACCTACTGGGAGTCCAACGGCTGCACCGGCTCGCACTTCATCAACATCTACATGCACAAAGGGGTCGTCATCAG aCAACTGGCCATCCTGGTGGCCAGCGAGGACTCGAGCTACATGCCGGCCCGGATCCTGGTTCTGGGAGGAGACGAGCCcaccaacatcaacactgaGCTCAACACG GTGAACGTGACTCCGTCAGCCAGTCGGGTGGTTCTCCTGGAGAACATGACGCGGTTCTGGTCCATCATCCAGATCAGGGTCAAGAGATGTCAGCAG GGTGGTATCGACACTCGGGTCCACGGTTTCGAGGTTCTGGGTCCGAAGCCGACGTTCTGGCCGGTATTCAAGGAGCAGCTGTGCTGTCGGACCTACCTGTTCTACAGCACCAAGGCCCACACCTGGTGtcaggaggtgatggaggacaagatgcagctgctgcagctcttcaacAA actgaacagCGCTCTGAGACACGAGCAGATGTTTGCAGATCGTTTCCTGCCAGACgcagaagctgctgaagctctGGGTCGAACCTGCTGGGAGGCTCTGATCACCCCCATCGTCCACAGCATCACACTGTCAG AATCCTCGGCCTCCAGCCCTCTCTCCTGGCTGCTCAGTGAATACCTGGATAACGCCGAGTCAGCCCGCCGCTGTAAGAGCCGGGCGGCCATATTTAACTCCAGAGTGAGACGGCTCACACACCTCCTCGTCCACGTGGACACGAGCCGGCCGGACAGCGAGGAGCTCAAACCCCCCGTCAAATCAA GTCTCAACCGAAGCAAAGAGTTGAAGA ACGGTAAAGAGggtaaaaacaaagacaccgcagcggcctcctcttcctcctcgtcctcctcagcCAAGCCCAAAGttaagagcagcagcagcatcgcaggaattgccctctgctggcagGGAGTGGTACAGCGCCAG GTGAAGAAGTTTCTGGAGTCGAGCTGCAGTCTGCCGGACTTCGTGGAGCGTTACCGCAGTCTGTACCTGCGGCTGAAGAACGCCATGGAGGAGCTGTTTGGACAGCAGACCGCCTTCGTCCTCGCCCTCCGACACGGTTTCTCCGCCgccctgctgcagctctccatcCTCAGAGCCATGCAC GTGAGCGAGCGTTTCGCCCAGTACATCGACCAGATGATCCAGGCCAGCGGAGCGGCGAGCGGCAGCATGGAGACTCTGGAGCGGCTGCAGCAGTTTCTGGAGCCGATGCTCTTCCTTTCGGGCCTGGAGCTCGCCAACACCTTCGAACACTTCTACAG gtaCTACCTGGGCGACCGGCTGCTGGCTCAGGGGAACGTGTGGCTGGAGACCGCCGTCATCGATCAGATCGGTAGCTGCTTCCCAAGTCGCTTCCCTCAGCAGATGTTGAAGAACCTGAGCGAGTcgtctgagctgcagcaggagtttCACCTGTAccgtctgcagcagctggaccGATGCCTGCAGGAGCACGACCAG ATCATGGAGGAGGAGTGGGcggagtcagaggaggaggcagaggtcCAGGTTCTGGTTCTGTCTCCGCGCTGCTGGGCCGTCTCCTCGCTCTGCTTCCTGGATGaaccaacaaaacattttccagcCGAACTCTGCTCCTACCTGAACCAGTTCACCCAGTTCTATACCCACA GTCAGTACATGTATGGTCTGAGTCACTCGAAGCCTCGTCGGCTGCAGTGGACGTGGCTCGGTCACGCTGAGCTGCAGTTTGGCTGCTGGACGCTTCACGTCTCCACACTGCAGATGTTCATCCTGCTGCAGTTCAACAGCCACGAg GAGGTTCGAGTGGACGCTCTGCAGCAGGCGACCGGCCTGTCTGCCGCCGTGCTGCTTCACGCTCTGCTGCCGCTCATCAGCGAGGGAGGACCGCTGATCTGCAGCCAGCCGGAGGAGCCCAGCCAGG gtgtgctgcagctgaaccagCAGGTGGTGTCTCGCAGTCTGGAGGGCGTCCCCGCGTCTGTCCAGCTGCTGCCCAGACAGACGTACCTGAATGTGGATGAGGATGCAGCTGGAAcgctggagaggaagaggaactaCATCTACTGTCTGATCGTCCACATCatgaagcaggagaaggagatgcACATCGACAACCTGGTCTTCAAG GTTCTGGACTCGTGTCAGAAACAGGAAGCCTCTCGGTCTCCGGGCGCTGGgcgtttcagctgcagcaccagcGACGTGCTCTCCTGCATCATGCACGTCATCAGCAAAGGCTGCGTCCGACGCAACGAGGAGAACCCGCACATCGTGGAGTTCCTGCCGGAGGACCCATCCACGCCACAGAAAGGCCAGGCGCAGTTCTCCTTCAGCCGGGCCGAGATCAGGAAGGACGCCGCAGACAGCGTGGCCGACATCAG tctGATGTCGGCGCCACGGCAGTTCGAGGACGGCGTTCTGGACGCAGTTCTGTTCTCGATGGGTCGCACGATGACGCAGGAGGAAGTTCGTCAGCTGATGCAGAGGACTGTCCAGCAG GTGGCGGGGACTCTGAGTCTGGACCTGGACCGGGCCGAACACCTTCTGGTCCACTGTAAGTGGAACGTGGACCTGCTGGTGCAGCGATACACCGACGACCCTGATGCCCTCATTATGGCCGCCGGGCTCACGTTCCGAAATCCTCAGCCGCCGCCAAGCCCCGCCTCCACCTGTCCCGTCTGCCTCGGCCCCCGCGCCGCCGCCACGGAGCCGGTCCCCTCGCTGAGCTGCATGCACTACTGCTGCCGG TCGTGCTGGCAGGAGTACCTGACGGCGAGGATCGAACAGAACCTGGTGATGAACTGtaactgtccaatcacagacTGCCAGGCTCAGCCCACCTCACTGTTCTTCCTCAACATCCTCACCGACAAGGACACCATCGCCAAG taTGAGAATGCCTTGCTCAGGGGCTACGTGGAGTGCTGCTCCAACCTGACGTGGTGCACCAACCCTCAGGGCTGCGATCAGATCCTCTGTAAGGAGAACATGGGCAGCATGGGGACCTGCTCCAAGTGCTGCTGGTCCTCCTGCTTCAGCTGCAACTTCCCcgag GCCCACTACCCGGCCAGCTGCAGCCACATGTCTCAGTGGATGGACGACGGAGGATATTACGAAGGGATGAGCATGGAGGCTCAGAGCAAACATCTCGCCAAGCTGATCTCCAAACGCTGCCCCAGCTGCCAGGCTCAGATCGAGAAGAACGAGGGCTGCCTGCA tATGACCTGTGCCAAGTGTAACCACGGTTTCTGCTGGCGGTGTCTGAAACCATGGAAACCGACACACAAAGATTACTACAACTGCTCTGCCATG gtgAGTAAAGCAGCGCGGCAGGAGAAGAAGTTCCAGGATTATAATGAGAGATGCACCTTCCACCACCAGGCCAAG GATTTCGCCATAAACCTGGAGAACAAAGTGTCGTCCATTAATGAAGCTCTGCAGATGAAGTCTTTGACCTTCGTCATCGACGCCTGCAAAGTCCTCGCTCAGGCTCGTAAG GTGCTGGCCTACTCCTGCGTCTACAGCTACTACAACCAGGAGACGGAGAAGATGGACGTGAtggagcagcagactgaggcTCTGGACCTGCACACCAACGCCCTGCAGATCCTGCTCG aggagactctgctgcagtgcactGATCTGGCCTCGTGTGTCCGGCTGCTGAAACCAGAGCACCTCAACACCGGACTGGAACTGATCCGACGCATCCAGGAGCGCCTGCTGGCCATCCTGCAGCACTCCACCCAG GACTTCAGGGTCGGTTATCAGTCCAAGAGCAGCCAGGAACCAGAATCCACTCAGGCCTCTGACCTGTCCAACCACACCGACGCCAACAAAGT GTCGAAGTCAGAGCGAGTGTCGGACTCCGGAGACTcagataacaacaacaacacgggCGAGGAGGGCGGCGAggagccggaggaggaggacgacgagtACGATGAAGAGTACGTCCCCGAGTGGCACGAGGACTATGACGAGGATGACATCGACGAGGATGACTTCTTCTCCGACGACGATGAGTCTGAGAACCTGGAGAGGGACTTCAGCCCCTTCGACTGA